The Dyadobacter sp. 676 DNA window GTTACATATACATTCTTGGTAGCATCGGTCGAAACTGCATATGCAGCGCCATTCTGCCCCGCAGCAGATATAAAGCCATTTGCCCATTGCAAGCCTACGTCCTGGGCTTGCAGATGAAAGCCCGTTATCAGCAGCAACGATACCGCCAGGGCTTTTATCCATGCGTACCGGGGTAATTTCAAGGCCATCCCGGTACACAACTTTTTCCGGATCGGTATGCCGCATAGGTTCATGCAACTTGATTGTAGGTGTGTTTGCATAACTCAATGTGATTGGTGAAAAACTGAACTACATTAAAATCAATTACTTGTCTTTTCATATACATTAAGATGTATTAAGTAAACAATTGGTTACAAAATATTCGAACGCAACAATCTCAGGGGAGGCTCCCGGTCCGAGTCAACACGGATGCTGTCAAGTAATTGGGTTATTCACAGATGGATCCTACCTGCAATGCCCTGGTACCAATATGTCAAGCTCCGGGATACCCGAGTGCCGATCACATTTCCGGTGAAGTTGTACAACTATTTCGAGAAGCAAAGCTAAATAGAGGCGTGGAGAAATGTTGACGAAGAAAAGTCAGCAAGCCGACGAAATGTCCGGACGAAATTATCGAACTTGTTCTACATAAAAATCGATTAGGAAGTGTATAAAGGGCGTTGGCGGGTCATCCGCAAATCCGGCCAGCCTTAGAGTTGTCAATAATTTCGATTTTATTCTATGCGGTAGCATTACATGGTCTTCTGTATATTCGCCAGCTTAATGGAAGGCAAAATGAAACGGCTGGCGGATAAACGGGGCGATTGGAGGATGTCCGCCATTGGCGGGACGCAGCCAGTTTTCCGGCAGACCGATCTCCCTGCAAGTCAAAGATGAAAGCGATATTAATTGTCGATGACCACCCGATGGTACAATTGGGGCTGAGTTATCAAATCAGAAAGATGGTGGCCGACTGCCAGGTACATCTGGCGGAAACTTACGATCAGATGATAGCGATACTGGATAAGCATGCGATCGACATGCTGATCCTCGACCTCAGCATTCCGGGAGGGAGCGGGCCCAAAACAATCGGGGAAGTCCGGCAAATGCGGCCGCAGGTGAAGATATTGGTCTACACATCCAGGGACGAGGTACTCAATGCGCCGCTTTATCTGCAAGAGGGTGCCGACGGCTACCTGCATAAAATGGCCTCGCCGGCCGACACGCAAATTGCAGTGCAGACCGTCCTCGACGGGAAAAAGTATTTGAGCCCGAAGTTGCAGGCCTATTTGCTGGATTTTGGAATGAACGAGCCTACCAACGGATATGACAAGCTCTCGCCCCGCGAGAAGGACATTTTGCATGGTTTGCTGGACGGGCTTACCGTGAAGGAGATCAGTGTGCTGCTTCGGATGAAGCAGTCGACCGTGAGCACTTATAAAGAACGGATCATGGATAAACTGGAAGTGGAGAATATGGTCGAGCTGTATAAGAAAATGCACTGGTTTATCGAGTAGCAAAAAGGGCAACCACATCCTTATCCGGTTGTGGTTGCCCCGAAATTCAAAAGTACAGCAGCGTATAGTCTAGCGTGCGATTACCAAACGGTTGACATTCACCGTGCCGTCGGACCGGACCGTACGCACGAGGTAGGTGCCGGCAGGTATTCCGGATACATTGATATTTTGATTTTGGCTGCTTTCCAGCACCAATTGCGAGCCCGGGTTAAAGAATTGAACTTTCGTGACGGACGAATCGCCCGCATCGGCAACCGAAACTTCATCTATTGCCGGGTTAGGATACAACGAAGCGGCCCGGCTATCCAGTTTCACTACGACGATCCGGCTATAAGCATAGGTCTCGTCCAGATCGACCATTTTGAGGCGATAGAAATTACTGCCCGCCGTGGCCGAAAGATCGCTGTAACTATACATGTTGCGTACGCTGCTTTCTCCCGCCGCTTTTACCCGGCCAATCGGCGAGAAGTCTTTTCCGTTGCTACTGCGTTCGATGATGAAATGGCTGCTATTGGTCTCTTCGGCGGTTTGCCAGTCAAGCTGCACCTGTCCTTGTTCCCGCCGGGCGCTGAATGAGACCAGCTTTACGGGCAGCGCACCTTCCTCGTATGTGTACACTACGCAGGCGCCTGCGCTTACGTGGGTCTGAACAACGGTCTGCTGATTACCGCTGCCCACGATCGTCACGCCGCTTTTAGCTTCGGTCGGGATGGCGAGATTTCCTTCACCATAAAAAGTATTGTCTATTAAAAACGGAGGGTACTCATAGCGGGAGGATGCATAGGAGAACTCGTCCAGCCAGGTTCTTCCCGAAGTGCCGGCGTAATCCTGCACACCGTCATACGCTGGTAAAATACCACTGCGCGGAACATCGCTATTTATCTTAAGAAAAGCCCCCCGGGGTAGTTCCATGCTCATAATTCCCTGAACGGAGATATCATACGCATCCTGCGTTCCCAGGTTCTCTATTCCAATGCTGGGATGCCAAACCGATTCCGCAGCGAAGATCTTTACGCCCACCGGTACGGCTGCTACGGATGATTTGGGCAGGAGGAGGTCTTCCTTCCAGGTGGTTACGGTCGGCGTTTTCATGGTACAATAGGTGATCGTGTTCTCCTTCGCAACCAGGCCCAGCCCATACCTGTCAGCCGGCGCCCCGGCGGAAATGGTTATGAGGTCCGAATAGCCGGAAGTATTGGCGGCGCTGTTGATGGAATTGTCGTTACCCTGGCGCTTCAAAGCGACACTAAATCCTTCCGAAGGGAAGACGTATTCGATAATAAAATTGCCGTCCGTTTTGGTTGGAAGTGAAAACCCGCCGTCGCTTTGGCTCAGGGCCGTAGAAACGACCTGTCCGTTGGACGCGTTCAGCAGCTTGACCAGAATCCCCGGTACAACCTGTTCGCCTGCGTCGAATAAGCCGTTGTATGGCTTTTTATCCGTCCAAACAGTTCCTGTGATTGCGGAACCTCCCTCCGCCGCGGCGGAAAATGACAGCGAATTGCAAATGAAAAGAAACGAGAGTGATAAATACTTCATGACAGTCTTTAGTTGTTTATGCCGGCAAAATTACGCGCAGCTTCCCGCCTGGGCTGTCACCATTAAGCTTGCGGATTACCGAACAATTCGGGCGAAAACAACGAAAGAACTTCTAATGGCCTTTGTCCATTTAAGTCGAGTGACGAGCTTCACAAGGTACTTGAAAATACCGGCCAGGTTCCCAGCAACGGGAAGTTGGCCGGTATTTTTAAATCGGGAAATCTGACAGCTATTACCGCGTGATCAATACCTTTTTGTGATCCGTCGTTTTACCTGATGCTGGCGCCGGGAACTTCCTGAATTGTTACCACATTCGTACCTGCTTTTTATTCCGACGTTAAAAACTTCTTCGCGGAAAACGATATTCCAGCTATTCGTCGGGGGAATTGTTGTGGAATAGAAAATAAAACCACCGTTGACGGACCGGGATATTGGGCTCGAACTTCCGAATAACGCAGCCTTAGCCGATATATGCCGTTTGCCGGCACCCCGTCTACCGGATAATTGTTGTCATCGCCCCTCGTTCCGCTGCCGGAAGCGTTCGGGTCGCTGGTTACCGGTGCGGAATCATCCTGGGTCTCCGATTCCAGGCACACATTGAGGTCCTCGGTGAAAGGCGGAGTGCAGCTTTTGGATGTTCAGCGTGTATTCGACCGTCTTGCTTTCACAACCGTCTTTTGAAGCGGTAACTGTGTAAACGCAGGTCCCGGCCGCGTCGGGCGTGATCATATCGATGAATTGCCCCATTTAGTTGAGGCCCGGTCCGTTCCGGGTGTACGTAGAACCCGACTTGTAATGGCGACGTCAGGTTGACGGTTTCTCCCGAAGCATTGATGCCGTTGGTCGTCCATGTGTAGGTGATGCCTTCACAATTTCCCGTGCTCGGCTTCGAGGCAATTCACATGTTCCGCCGTCGCCCCGATTCCGGCCGGCGTTTCTGCGTCGTTCCCCCGGGCATAGAAAGGGATCAGGGATAAAAAACAAAGGTAAAGGAAGCGTTTCATGACCGTTATGTTGCAGTGAATGAATTTGACATAGCCGGAATAATGCAGTTTTAACTTGCTATATGCCAGTATATTCATGGACATTTAATGGTTCACGAAGCGTGCGCACGAATGTCGGGCATTACTTCTTATAGGTGAATTCGATGATGGCTCCCTGCTCGGCGGATTGTTCGGGATTCTCTCCCGACGGCCCGGAAGTGACCACCGATCGATCGGTTACCAGGTAAACGCTGCGTCCGTCGGCCGATATGGCGACATCGCGGTACCGCACCTGATTGTGGAAATAGTCAGTTTGTCCTTTTACGGCCTTGCCATCGGCGCTTAGCCGTACCCTGACCACTTTGCCGTTTTTCAGCGAGGTAAGCAACAGGGAGCCCTCCCAGCCGGGGATTGCGCCGGAGGTATAGGCCGCAATGCCGGATGGGGCAAGCGACGGCCAGACGGGACTTTTTTGCCCCGTCCGGATGGTGTCCATGTAGGCCAGAAGCGTTTTGTTTGGGGTAGGAAAGAAGCTTTTAACCGGC harbors:
- a CDS encoding SdrD B-like domain-containing protein codes for the protein MKYLSLSFLFICNSLSFSAAAEGGSAITGTVWTDKKPYNGLFDAGEQVVPGILVKLLNASNGQVVSTALSQSDGGFSLPTKTDGNFIIEYVFPSEGFSVALKRQGNDNSINSAANTSGYSDLITISAGAPADRYGLGLVAKENTITYCTMKTPTVTTWKEDLLLPKSSVAAVPVGVKIFAAESVWHPSIGIENLGTQDAYDISVQGIMSMELPRGAFLKINSDVPRSGILPAYDGVQDYAGTSGRTWLDEFSYASSRYEYPPFLIDNTFYGEGNLAIPTEAKSGVTIVGSGNQQTVVQTHVSAGACVVYTYEEGALPVKLVSFSARREQGQVQLDWQTAEETNSSHFIIERSSNGKDFSPIGRVKAAGESSVRNMYSYSDLSATAGSNFYRLKMVDLDETYAYSRIVVVKLDSRAASLYPNPAIDEVSVADAGDSSVTKVQFFNPGSQLVLESSQNQNINVSGIPAGTYLVRTVRSDGTVNVNRLVIAR
- a CDS encoding response regulator transcription factor; the protein is MKAILIVDDHPMVQLGLSYQIRKMVADCQVHLAETYDQMIAILDKHAIDMLILDLSIPGGSGPKTIGEVRQMRPQVKILVYTSRDEVLNAPLYLQEGADGYLHKMASPADTQIAVQTVLDGKKYLSPKLQAYLLDFGMNEPTNGYDKLSPREKDILHGLLDGLTVKEISVLLRMKQSTVSTYKERIMDKLEVENMVELYKKMHWFIE